From Drosophila virilis strain 15010-1051.87 chromosome X, Dvir_AGI_RSII-ME, whole genome shotgun sequence, the proteins below share one genomic window:
- the LOC6633602 gene encoding uncharacterized protein translates to MPPKKKLSKKEKARLEAEQAELLRIEMEKEKLKKLEEARQRKKLEMEQAKHRQQQEVAENRLRRDQLRDSMRFFDAVHTTIEAIKAGERQQCEWEKFMRCNGLPNAASPSDLRKYIHQWHADIAQRQLEARNWLLRTDERTLLTQDAHVPDLTRVSLRQQQGNLGDVYAQRLKEVLGILNELDESLAYTKSRSAHVAADLVKLKTEMRVFLKQHLDEFTYKTMSHIERDMEIDRPGVSKHIYNSDVFQSFVWTFSKDAQIAVNPKARIGEQSAHNEIDFPTIEMNISLPPTVRLQSSALRGLWLNYDHFSDYCSSFQLRHARSQNATILRQTKREWRKRKEILQSMLDECAREIPLSELEQLTQEQHSASSQQPRERSYDVDKLYAQYEDELNKARRRAIGPEAYGMLETDVNLRKYRIIGGVYCIDFLETPQQDKQLNARSFIRTITVANSLVHKEYYQTYKPPPPVLPGVRRLPEEIEAEMRMIEAALDKLALVTLQLPDSVIWFEPPIACRWETDIETLESQLVDGVKPDPAASATAAATTATPTEATPLSTNAQPSPLKSSPRGPAKMRSQKSDLAALQTQTLREIGDFDLRAIPSNVDLYGLVKDFVVPRLPQGFCVRLEQQTPPSSSGQPQRQVMFLARQTHVRLGQVAGQATPTEADGARPAASLGIGAEFLDAGEPAELFPPLCFDKLLKFRSQARPPPVMPSSCYLFSQLIEDMDRLWRMQLPREQQEEMLQQISEQLTPNGSEQDVNQQLPDELRPLSQELVEVLQPAAAAAAFAYYTGISFIRDNQLPAQPEPATTPKSAGSQESSDDDDDDDDSLLELLEGGIGGDVGESSAGGTLPQLLSRNSNSDNCDSEARRQKLSSTAAITQGKWSTRDVHDTKFNEDKLSIQFRTGRLGIFGFALNKYSNMPYQTWDLRPDMKNPGTILFSFTASLISLEMTITEAGYTVHNFQGGSTQGITEMLGKTLSLAELKATLILSAVDIFPDEDAFCYTEGSCEKNYVMEMHTYACISTLALSHNFSWSRWNLLAGSRTAVLLIRELLEGKKVPYYSTLLVTPLKTSIIDCTEVSASFNAVGIAGMEYYADLYQLSQAHAQPVSLEKQRTMSPMLRDNVASILIGTRPLSFC, encoded by the exons ATG cCACCCAAGAAGAAGCTCTCGAAGAAGGAGAAGGCGCGCCTCGAGGCCGAACAGGCCGAGCTGCTGCGCATCGAGATGGAGAAGGAAAA ACTTAAAAAATTGGAAGAGGCGCGTCAGCGCAAGAAGCTAGAAATGGAGCAGGCTAAGCATCGCCAGCAGCAGGAGGTCGCCGAGAATCGTTTGCGGCGCGACCAGCTGAGGGATAGCATGCGGTTCTTTGATGCCGTGCACACCACCATCGAGGCCATCAAGGCGGGCGAGCGGCAGCAGTGCGAGTGGGAGAAGTTCATGCGCTGCAATGGGCTACCCAATGCGGCCAGTCCGAGTGATCTGCGCAAGTACATCCATCAGTGGCATGCGGATATTGCGCAACGTCAGCTGGAGGCACGCAATTGGCTGCTGCGCACCGATGAGCGCACACTTCTCACCCAGGATGCCCATGTGCCGGATCTGACACGCGTCTCGCTGCGGCAGCAACAGGGTAATCTCGGCGATGTCTATGCACAGCGGCTCAAGGAGGTGCTGGGG ATTCTCAACGAACTGGACGAGTCGCTGGCTTACACCAAATCCCGGTCGGCTCATGTTGCCGCCGATCTGGTGAAGCTGAAGACAGAGATGCGTGTGTTCCTCAAACAGCATCTGGACGAGTTTACCTACAAGACAATGTCACACATTGAGCGCGACATGGA AATCGATCGACCCGGCGTCTCGAAGCACATCTACAATTCCGATGTCTTCCAGAGCTTCGTTTGGACTTTCTCCAAGGATGCCCAGAT CGCTGTCAATCCCAAGGCTCGCATTGGAGAACAATCGGCCCACAATGAGATCGATTTCCCCACCATCGAGATGAACATCTCGCTGCCACCCACCGTGCGCCTGCAGAGCTCAGCGCTGCGCGGTCTTTGGCTTAACTACGATCACTTCAGCGACTACTGCAGCAGCTTTCAGCTGAGGCATGCACGTTCCCAAAATGCCA CCATTTTACGGCAAACAAAACGCGAATGGCGCAAACGCAAAGAGATTCTGCAGTCGATGCTGGACGAGTGTGCCCGCGAGATTCCACTGTCCGAGCTGGAGCAGCTGACGCAGGAACAGCACTCGGCCAGCTCACAGCAGCCGCGTGAGCGCAGCTACGATGTGGACAAGCTCTATGCCCAGTACGAGGATGAGCTGAATAAGGCGCGTCGTCGTGCCATCGGGCCGGAGGCGTACGGCATGCTCGAGACAGATGTCAACCTGCGCAAGTATCGCATCATTGGCGGCGTCTATTGCATCGATTTCCTGGAGACGCCGCAGCAGGATAAACAGCTCAATGCGCGCTCCTTTATACGCACCA TCACAGTTGCCAACAGTCTGGTGCACAAGGAGTACTATCAGACCTATAAGCCACCGCCGCCGGTGCTGCCCGGCGTACGTCGCCTACCCGAAGAGATTGAGGCTGAGATGCGCATGATCGAGGCGGCGCTGGACAAGCTCGCGCTGGTCACACTACA GTTGCCCGATTCGGTGATATGGTTCGAGCCACCGATCGCCTGTCGCTGGGAGACAGACATCGAGACGCTTGAGTCGCAACTGGTTGATGGCGTTAAGCCGGATCCAGCTGCgtcggcaacggcagcggctaccacagccacgcccacagagGCAACACCGCTCTCGACAAATGCACAGCCCAGTCCGCTAAAGAGTTCGCCACGCGGTCCAGCCAAGATGCGCTCCCAGAAATCCGACCTGGCCGCACTGCAAACGCAGACGCTGCGCGAGATTGGCGACTTTGACCTGCGCGCAATACCCAGCAATGTAGATTTATATGGGCTGGTTAAGGATTTCGTGGTGCCACGCCTGCCGCAAGGCTTTTGCGTGCGCCTTGAGCAGCAGACGCCGCCATCGAGCAGCGGCCAGCCGCAGCGACAGGTCATGTTCCTGGCACGCCAGACGCACGTGCGACTGGGTCAAGTGGCAGGCCAGGCAACGCCAACTGAGGCGGACGGTGCACGACCAGCGGCCAGCCTGGGCATTGGCGCTGAGTTCTTGGATGCCGGGGAGCCGGCGGAGCTCTTTCCGCCGCTATGCTTTGACAAGCTGCTCAAATTCCGCAGCCAAGCGCGACCGCCTCCGGTGATGCCCAGCAGCTGCTATCTCTTCTCGCAGCTGATCGAGGATATGGATCGGCTGTGGCGCATGCAGCTGCCGCGCGAGCAGCAGGAGGAGATGCTGCAGCAAATCTCCGAGCAGCTAACGCCCAACGGCTCAGAGCAGGATGTCAACCAGCAGCTGCCCGATGAGCTGCGTCCACTCAGCCAGGAGCTGGTCGAGGTGCTGCAGCCAgccgcagcggctgctgccttTGCCTACTACACGGGCATCTCTTTCATTCGCGACAACCAACTGCCCGCCCAGCCAGAGCCAGCGACGACACCAAAATCAGCGGGCAGCCAAGAGAGCAgcgacgatgatgacgacgacgatgataGCCTCCTGGAGCTTCTCGAGGGCGGCATCGGCGGTGACGTCGGCGAATCCTCAGCAGGCGGCACCCTTCCCCAATTGCTgagcagaaacagcaacagcgacaactgCGATAGCGAAGC TCGCAGGCAAAAGCTGAGCAGCACGGCCGCCATTACACAGGGCAAGTGGAGCACACGCGATGTCCACGACACTAAGTTCAACGAGGACAAGTTATCCATACAGTTTCGGACGGGCCGACTTG GTATCTTTGGCTTCGCCCTGAACAAGTACAGCAATATGCCCTATCAAACCTGGGATCTGCGGCCAGATATGAAAAA TCCAGGAACCATACTCTTCAGCTTCACCGCCTCGCTGATCAGCCTGGAGATGACTATCACCGAGGCGGGCTACACTGTGCACAATTTTCAGGGCGGTAGCACGCAGGGCATCACGGAAATGCTTGGCAAGACGCTGTCCCTGGCCGAGCTAAAGGCGACGCTTATTCTCTCAGCCGTGGACATTTTTCCAGATGAGGATGCCTTCTGCTACACGGAGGGATCTTGCGAGAAGAACTACGTAATGGAAATGCACACATATGCCTGCATTTCGACCCTGGCACTGTCCCACAACTTCAGCTGGTCCCGTTGGAATCTGTTGGCAGGCTCGCGCACTGCTGTGCTGCTCATCAGGGAGCTTCTCGAGGGCAAGAAGGTGCCCTACTACTCCACGCTGCTGGTCACACCCCTGAAGACGTCCATTATTGACTGCACCGAAGTGTCGGCCAGCTTCAATGCAGTGGGCATTGCTGGCATGGAATACTATGCGGATCTCTATCAGCTCTCACAGGCCCATGCACAGCCGGTTAGCCTAGAGAAGCAGCGCACAATGAGTCCAATGCTTCGGGATAATGTGGCCAGCATTTTAATAGGCACAAGGCCACTCAGTTTTTGTTAA